The sequence acgtgaatttaacattcgagtgttttctattatagctaacgacttgaactTCCAGgcagctttttaaaatttaattttctatcgatttatggatataaccttttaaaaagatcCTCGAAGGACAGGCGCGGGTGACCAATcgaaggttaaaaaaaaatatatgtaatggATGGGTAATTAGGACGCTCTTTGTAGCTAATAAGCGATATGTGAACTTGCTAGAGAGATTTTGTTATCCATGGCTAGGTTTCGTACACTTTTCACTACGACGGTCGTTGAAAAAATCCgtacaagaataaaaattactaattgTTTAGGGTAAACCGTTTTCATTATTCAACACAGTATCTTTAGGCTtacattctgtaaaaaaaatcggGAATTGTTCGTTTAAAAAGTGTGTGTTACacatatttcttaattttttagctggaatgttggtacaactgtcctctgtAGTGTTGCAGAGTTTGAgcttatttttggcatttaattatatcagtcaaccgcaggtttGCGCTGCAATTTTCACcacggataaaaatatcgaacaaagaatttgtcttaaattttgtgttttgaacgagaTTTCGTGTGCTGAATCACTGAAAATCTTGTAGAAAGCTCATAGTGAGTGTACTCTATCAGAAAGACGGGCCTCTGAGTGGTTTAAGATTTTTGCAGAagaccgagaagtcgtggacGATTTGCCCCGATCCGGTCCCCATCAACGTcctcaacggatgaaaacgttgacaaagtcaaggaaatggtgttggaaaaccataatttaagtttgagggaggtagctcgtgaccttagcgtgtcttacgaatcaatttgcaacattttacatCATCGATTGGGCAGgagactcgttccaagagagttgaatttttttcaaaaaattaatcgaaAGAAGGTGGCTggagacatgcttgagcaagtgattTCGGACCCAAAGTTTGCCCAGCGCATCATAAGAGGTGATCAGACGTGGCTATacgagtttgacatgcaaaccagtcaacaggcggcaaAGTGGCGCTATCCACAATGATTTCGCGTTTTATTAAACAATCcttggtacttttttgacagaatgtataaacTTCGTCCAAAGCTGTTCTATTTTGTTGATCCCTTCTGAATAATAATATAGTATTTTTCCAAGTCTGAACAATAACCATTGGGTTCTgtaatcacctcctcgtttgaatcaAATCTTTtttccgccagccatttctaaaaattggtgaacaaatagtagtccaaaGTATCCGAGACAACCTGGCCTGGAGCATAGGGGGGGAGAGGAGggggggatgtgaaacgagtttgAACCTTatatccattaattttgcgaccacaactgctgaggcgtgaggtggtgcgttgtcgtgatggaataGTATGATCGCCATTGATTTCCCGCGTGAGGTGAGTTTCGGCTCAACAAATACCAAAAGTCACGAGATTTGGCTTTTGAAGCCCGGCTTAGCTAATAAAGCCGCAGCCCCCGAGTTTTCTACATGCCTTTTCCCGACATTGCCCGTTGGGTATCAACGGGGTGAGGCTAGATATTACTTGTAGTAATTTACGCAATAGCTGAGTAGAGGatgaagtggaatcatctcaacacctttttCTCAGTTGCCTTCCTCTCTCTGGGCTGAGATTTAGACCTCACAGCTCTTTCTTTGCTGCATCTTCAGATAAAACATATTTAACTATTGCACACCTAATGAATTTCGTGAATTAACACAACTGTAAGTAGTTGTCGCTCGGTCTTCTGCATACCTCACAAACATAACCCTTCTCTCCTCTcctttcttttctatctttctCCTTTATATCGACATAATAGTAGAGAAgaaatgtgtgttttttttgtaaaagtggGCCTTCCCATGGACAACCATATAATCTAGCCTAACCCACCACCTCGGcgattttaaggaaatagataaattggcttatTTAGAGGAAACACCtgttccatcttggagccggtagtgaagacagaggtaccaaCTTCGGCAtagattttcccctcgttccaatcctgcctacttggagAAATTACCCTGGCACGACCCTCGCACTCCAATTTGCGTATAGAAAGATCTGTCCGAAGCTCAGAGAAATACGTtgttaactgcctaaaaatACTTTCGTATCGTAcgtgagagattgcctccagagccgaccctcctttaacctgattgcacttttaGCGGCGAAgggaataacgtaaaagtcaatGGGAAGttagtgcaaaacgacattcagggcagaACATCCTGACCATATTGGTAAATATTTCAGTGGGTCTATATGCAtgcgtcttcttcttcttcaacttCTAATACTTACAAACATCtgactaaaaataatataccaTTTCATCTTCGTGAAAGGTATAAgaagcttattttatttaatcttagtattctttgtaaaacaaaaaaatatttggagcttacacttctgttaggtgtgtGGACGAGCTCCTTCTcttgtttgtggtgtgcatcttcatagttttccataaatGGTGGGGCCAACAGTCGActgcgaacggcaaatgattttttatgaggaactctTTCATGGCAGATTTACActtggaagtttgccattgactgccgaggagcggccgctattagaaaaaacgttttctatcattttgccgTTTCATGtgcggagattcgaatctacaccctcctgaatggtagtcatgcacaaaCCATTCGGTCATGGGCCGCCGTACTCCTCTGTGCTTTGCGACGAAAATGTTTATGTGTGGAGACCATTTTTATcgggctttaaaaaaaaagaagaagaaaaaaaatattttccccaTTTGGGAGCTTTGATGTATTCTCCTCCTGTGTATTTATGTAAAAGCACGAAAGCTGTTTTCACTCGCAAGCTCAAGAGCTGCGCATACCTGCTACAGAGATACCTTCAGAGGCTTTGCCAATATGCAGTTATTATGCCATTGGTTACCTGTTGTCGTTTGTCACTTATTCCAGATGTTCATTCGGTAGATGCCTGCAGTGTTGCTCAGTTATTTAGAGTAACGATATTTTTTAATGCGTTtgactttatttacaaaaatgtatatatgtatgtatatgtgtggacAATCGTATATGCTTATATGTATTTACGTAATTTTTCTCACCCTAGCTTCACTCAACCTATTTCTCCCCactcaaaacttttcaaaaatacttcTTCACAACTTAGCGTCTTCGATTGTTATGATACTCTTTCAAATCGGCTACCTAATTTACCATTTCCAACCactgccaccaccaccaccacctgaTGACCATCCACTGCTGCCGCCAGAAGGCCAACCACCTCCATAACCACCACTGCTTCCACCGCCACTACTAAGCTTCCAAATACCACCACTGCCACCACCGCCGCTCCCACCGCCAAGTAACCAACCGCTGCTGCCGCCACCAGATTTCCAgccaccaccgccaccacctGATCTccagccaccaccaccaccaccgccgccgCCTCCTAAACTCGATTTCCAACCGCTGAGTGCTTGCGCCCAACTCGAGCCACCGCCGCCATATCCACCAGAACCGCCCGATTTCCAGCCTCCTCCGctgccaccaccaccgccaGACCAACCGCCTGAAGAGCGCCAGCCgctaccaccaccaccaccgctgCTGTAGGAAGATTTGCTGGGCCATAAGGATATACCACCACTACCACCACCACTCCAACCGCCACCGCCGCCACCGCCTGAGCTCCAGCCACGACCGCCTCCACCGGAGTTCCAACCACTGCCGCCACCACCAAGAAAGCCAGCCATCGCGGCTGCGCACAAACTCAGCAACACCAGACAAATGCGCTGCATTTCGTAAATAGTTTCGTCTGTTAGATTTACTTTGGGACAAATTATTGGGTGGCACAACCGCTGCCGCTTGAAGTTCTGACTCAACTAATCCTCCAATGCATTAGGTCgcaagtatttatatgtatgcgcTGCAGTGAAACGAATAAATGATTACTCCTTATTGTTGTTACTAAAGGCaggtgttgttattgttgttttattgttattgcttttagTGCACTGTTGCTTAGTTCGTTgcgtttgaatttgaaaatgtaaATTCTATTCTTACAAAATGGCACAATTGAGCCAACCAAAAGCAACatcgccaacaacaacaaatcttaATATGGTTACAgctagcaacaacaataaaaagtgATTACTGGATTCTCTTTAGTTGCTACGAATGCAATGTTGCTCGCGCAAATTAATGACCACCGCCATGGACTCGTACACCCCGCTCCGCGCCCAATATGAAACGCACAGGCGTATGCACTTACTTATAAACGTTTCTCCACGCAGACTCTCGTACTAGCACGCACACACTTACAGAAATTCTGAAACAAATTTACAATCAACTAACCGCGCTTCATTTTCAAAGACTTCTATTGCGGTTATGGATAACTCCGCAGTCATTGTCGTTGTTGTTTGTTAGAGCTGGAGCAGTATTACACAAAACTTAGCAGCTGCACAAAGAGCGCCGAAACCTCATCATTGCCACCTCCAACAAATTTTGCCaaactatttgtttttcttttttaccttTGCTTTGTTGCAGCTTCTCCGCATGTGCCGCTCAACATTGGCATAACCGTTCATTTCTGTATCACCTCccagtggcagtggcagtggcacCACCATCATAGCCACCACCGCAGCTGTCCTCGGCTTTAGTGCACAATCATTCAATGGCTGCTTAGTTGCCCATGCGCACTCACAATTGACCCTCAACATGGCGTCGCAAGCATCTCCGCCCCATTAGCTAGAACATCAGCTAAGTTTTTGATTAATTACACCATGAAACAGCGATTTTAATTTCTAACGAAgttaattttcatattgatttagcattttcatttaaatagcTGCCTGAGATATACCTCCCTCAGAAAAAATACCTGGAAGAGTAATCAAGATTATAGCAACGAGAAACGATGACACCCTAGCATATAATTGCAAACTATTCAAGCCCTTTTACAGATCTTCTTTGAACTCAATTGGCTTAAGTCGCCAAGAAGCTTTGTTTTAAGCACATTCGCATCCTGCCATATCCGCCTTAGGTCACATCTTTTTCTGTCCATTGCCGGTTCTTGCAATCCCCGTTTCCAAAAAATTTCCCTGCTGTTTAAGTTACATCCGCTTCCTGTTCATATTCGAGTCAAATtacacatgtttttttttcatttcctctTCTTCTCCTTTCACTTTATAAATTCCCATTAGCGAATGTATCTTCTCCTTctctttcttcttaattggcgccataaccgcttaagcgatttttgccgagtttaaccaagcgtccagtcgtttctttctcatgctaaccagcACCAGTCCGactcaccaagtgaagccaagtccctctctacctgatctttactactcttcctctactaccaccagctggtagcacatcgaatgctttcaaagcaggagcgtttgtatccattcggacgacatgacccagccaacgtagctgctggatcttcATTCGCTGCACCATGTCTAcgcttgcgatattcgccattgcgaACGTTCAacgatccaaaaatcttccgcagaatctttctctcaaacactccaacggggcatgatgagagccttttaGAGCGTTAGTTTTGTTTGGCGAGGGAGTAATTTACTActtaattgcctacttagtccaaagtagcacttgttggcaagagagattgtcCGTTGGATTGCAAGGGTGGCATTATTATCGTTGTTAATCctagttcctaaataaacgaagattTTTACAACTTCAAACTCATAACCTCTTGCTGTCAAGGGGAAGAATGCGTGCTGTGAAAATCCGctttacttcgagtcctttttgcgtcagctgtatgaaAGATGAGGTAGAATCTATCACATCACCTTCTCATTAGTTTCCCTACTTACGCGGAGTTAAGATTCAAGCACCTTGGTTCTCATATCCTTGTTACGCAGACCCTGATATTAAAAACCTGATGAACtccatcagcagcataaaatgGGTAACACCACGTCAGTCACCATTCGGTTGTTTTCACCAGATGCAACCATTTCACCCTAACTTGCCGATAAGCGAGTGCGcccactgtttgtttgatgacaggaggtacttcgtcttgtcctcgttcatcaccagacccattcgtctTGGTTCTATTCACCTCAGCTCAGCACAGACAGAATTAACAGCACGGTTGTTAaaaccgatgatgtcaataccgTCGGCGCACGTCAACAATTGTGCGcttctataaaaaattgtgcctgtgCGATTAAATTCTATGGTTGCCACAATTTTTTCTAGCATCAAATGAAAGAAGTCACACGTTAGCGAGTCACCCttcctgaaacctcgtttggtaacAAATGGCTCGgagaagttttttcaaattcttacggcgctgctggtattggtCAACGTCAATTTGCACAGTCGTATTAAATTTTCAGGAatatcaaattcagacattGCGGTATACGGGCAACTCCTTTTAGTGCTATCGAATGCGGCTTTAAGATCGCCGAAAACACGGTGTGTATCGATGCTCCTTTCATGGATCTTTCCCAAGATTTGGCGCATTGggaatcaaataaattgaaattcacAGTTTAGCTCCGAAAGTGTTCAGTACtattgtaacaaaaataaaatttgtgcgtGCACttgtgttaggtgtttggccaagctccttctcctatttgtggcgtgcatcttcatgttattccacaaatggagggagcccCAGTTTAAGGTCGACTTCGaatggcaaatagtttttatgaggagatttttcatggcagaaaaacactcgaaggtttgcctttgcctgccgaggagcgaccgctattagaaaaaaccatttgtattatttgatgttcatcacggagattcgaacctacacactcccgaatggtagtcacacaccaactcatTTGGCTACGGTGGCCAGTTGATAATTAGAGCCTTCAAATAATCGAAGGTACAATAGCTGCTATCGACGATACTTAATTGTCACTAATACCTGTACCTGTTATGTCTGATGTAAGTGAAATTTAGTCAAGGTGGAGGTTTGTTATAGTGTTAAAGGGATCATGCCTCACATACCACTGGTGAGGCGGCGCCTTTAATTACATTTCTGACAATTTGATTTAAACCTCCCTccgaaacaaaagcaaaatgttaacatttttttaagcaaaatgtttaacaaaataataaaaaaattttttaaagtatccaaaaaaaacaatatttaaatgttaaaaagaaccaaaTATAATGAACCTCCAATGAGTAAGGGAAGCTTCAGGGACTTCATATTTTGATAATCcggcaataataaaatatttattttcaatatggtTAAAGAACAACTTTCTTTGCTATTTAATATCAGAAGCTGGACAATCAAAGTTGATGCATCTTCTATTGGATCTAATATCAAATACAAGAAATCATTAGaccgaaaaattcaaataaaacctAAGCTCTTGCTATCACGAACACACAATAGGAAAAGTAAAGGTATTGAATATCAAACTCTAGAATTTACATTCTTTTCTTGTTACATAGTGCCATATACAGAAACACAAAGGCATACTACCTTGAtcgaaaagttcccggaacaacaGTCAGGTGATGGAGGTTAAGTAATGATCTAAGTCAAGCGATTTGAGCtctatttctgttttgtttttttctgtggTTGCATGTTGTAGGtgagtaaaatttttaccaacattttatcgccattgcttgacatttgtaaaagttacgtcgtcttgagtaaatctaccccATCaagtgttttcaattttttacagtATTAAAAGTCGATTTGAATTTTCAACAACGAATTTATATTGAATTTGGCGTTAAAATGGGTCAATGGTgcaaaaaccttagaaatgttagGAAACtttttcggtaatgatactccaAAGAAAACAGCCgcttacgagtggcatgaatgcTTTACaagagtgagagagagagtgagTCGTCTACCAAGGACGACGAACGTAATGGCAGGCCATCGACAGAGAAAACTGATAAAAATATgagtaaagtgaaagaaaaattggtCAATAGCTGTAAATTGGCCTTCAAAAAGCTGGCAGAGAACTTCAACATTCCTTATGGATCCATATACATAGTGTAGTCCAGGACATTGTaggtaatgatttgggtttcCGCCATTGCTGCAAAGTTGGGCCTGAATTTCATGCTAAAAAGGGACCTCGTTGATTTAGCCAAATACATGATTTCGAAGGCTGACGCctacccaacattcatcaaaagtCAACCCAACATGCATCATCGttactggagacgagatgtgtccagacatcaggcgagtgagtggggAGTTCCGAATAAACAAAGACCACAAAAGCCACGTCGTTttgagtcaaaaaagaaagcgcgaTTTTTATGGATTGCAACGGTGCTGTCCCCCACGATTTTTTGCTGCTGGAAGGTGAAACAGTTAAGAGGGACCATTACTGGGGTTTTATGAGACGTTTacatgaagcaattcgccaaaaaagaaaagatttgtgggaaaacaactcgtgagttttttgtatatatataattggcgcgtacaccctctttgagtgtttggccgagctcctcctcctatttgtggagtgcgtcttgatgttgttccacaaatggagggacctacagtttcaagccgactccgagcggcagatattttttatgcggagctttttcttggcagaaatacaatcagaggtttgccgttgcctgccaaggggcgaccgctattagaaaaaactttttcataattttgatctttcattgagattcgaaccga comes from Anastrepha ludens isolate Willacy chromosome 3, idAnaLude1.1, whole genome shotgun sequence and encodes:
- the LOC128857473 gene encoding loricrin-like, coding for MQRICLVLLSLCAAAMAGFLGGGGSGWNSGGGGRGWSSGGGGGGGWSGGGSGGISLWPSKSSYSSGGGGGSGWRSSGGWSGGGGGSGGGWKSGGSGGYGGGGSSWAQALSGWKSSLGGGGGGGGGGWRSGGGGGGWKSGGGSSGWLLGGGSGGGGSGGIWKLSSGGGSSGGYGGGWPSGGSSGWSSGGGGGGSGWKW